A part of Saccopteryx bilineata isolate mSacBil1 chromosome 10, mSacBil1_pri_phased_curated, whole genome shotgun sequence genomic DNA contains:
- the METTL6 gene encoding tRNA N(3)-methylcytidine methyltransferase METTL6 isoform X3 yields the protein MTSLQRKGLQARILSSEEEEKLKRDQALVSDFKQQKLEQEAQKNWDLFYKRNSTNFFKDRHWTTREFEELRSCREFEGQKLTVLEAGCGVGNCLFPLLEEDLNIFAYACDFSPRAVEYVKQNPLYDTRRCKAFQCDLTKDDLLEHMPPESVDVAMLIFVLSAVHPDKMHLALQNIHKVLKPGKGVVLFRDYGLYDHAMLRFKAGSKLGENFYVRQDGTRSYFFTDARVLPSVLSTAGPLVFQNSWLGSSRTRAMKKW from the exons ATGACATCTTTGCAAAGGAAAGGGCTGCAAGCAAGGATTCTCAGctctgaagaagaggagaaactgAAAAGAGACCAGGCTTTAGTGTCTGACTTTAAACAGCAAAAACTGGAACAAGAGGCCCAGAAGAACTGGGATcttttttacaaaagaaatagTACTAATTTTTTCAAAGATAGACACTGGACCACCAGAGAGTTTGAGGAGCTCAGATCTTGTAGGGAG TTTGAAGGTCAAAAATTGACTGTGCTTGAAGCTGGCTGTGGGGTTGGAAACTGTTTATTCCCACTTTTAGAAGAAGATCTGAATATCTTTGCGTATGCCTGTGATTTTTCTCCAAGAGCAGTTGAATATGTCAAG CAAAATCCTTTATATGACACAAGGAGATGCAAGGCATTCCAGTGTGACCTAACTAAAGATGACCTTCTGGAACACATGCCTCCAGAGTCtgtggacgtcgccatgttgatATTCGTGCTCTCCGCTGTTCACCCCGATAAGATGCACCTTGCCTTGCAGAACATTCACAAG GtattaaaaccaggcaaaggtgTCGTCTTGTTTCGTGACTATGGGCTGTATGATCACGCCATGCTTAGATTTAAAGCTGGCAGCAAACTTGGAGAAAACTTTTATGTTAGACAAGACGGAACCAGATCGTATTTTTTTACCGATG CAAGGGTGCTGCCGTCAGTGCTGAGCACGGctggcccgcttgtcttccagaATTCCTGGCTCGGCTCTTCACGGACGCGGGCTATGAAGAAGTGGTGA
- the METTL6 gene encoding tRNA N(3)-methylcytidine methyltransferase METTL6 isoform X4: protein MTSLQRKGLQARILSSEEEEKLKRDQALVSDFKQQKLEQEAQKNWDLFYKRNSTNFFKDRHWTTREFEELRSCREQNPLYDTRRCKAFQCDLTKDDLLEHMPPESVDVAMLIFVLSAVHPDKMHLALQNIHKVLKPGKGVVLFRDYGLYDHAMLRFKAGSKLGENFYVRQDGTRSYFFTDEFLARLFTDAGYEEVVNEYVFRETVNKKEGLCVPRVFLQSKFRKPPKNPTPVTPGRDHES from the exons ATGACATCTTTGCAAAGGAAAGGGCTGCAAGCAAGGATTCTCAGctctgaagaagaggagaaactgAAAAGAGACCAGGCTTTAGTGTCTGACTTTAAACAGCAAAAACTGGAACAAGAGGCCCAGAAGAACTGGGATcttttttacaaaagaaatagTACTAATTTTTTCAAAGATAGACACTGGACCACCAGAGAGTTTGAGGAGCTCAGATCTTGTAGGGAG CAAAATCCTTTATATGACACAAGGAGATGCAAGGCATTCCAGTGTGACCTAACTAAAGATGACCTTCTGGAACACATGCCTCCAGAGTCtgtggacgtcgccatgttgatATTCGTGCTCTCCGCTGTTCACCCCGATAAGATGCACCTTGCCTTGCAGAACATTCACAAG GtattaaaaccaggcaaaggtgTCGTCTTGTTTCGTGACTATGGGCTGTATGATCACGCCATGCTTAGATTTAAAGCTGGCAGCAAACTTGGAGAAAACTTTTATGTTAGACAAGACGGAACCAGATCGTATTTTTTTACCGATG aATTCCTGGCTCGGCTCTTCACGGACGCGGGCTATGAAGAAGTGGTGAACGAGTACGTGTTCCGTGAGACAGTGAATAAAAAGGAAGGCCTGTGTGTGCCGAGGGTTTTCCTTCAGAGTAAATTCCGGAAGCCTCCGAAGAACCCAACTCCTGTGACCCCGGGCCGGGATCACGAGTCATGA
- the METTL6 gene encoding tRNA N(3)-methylcytidine methyltransferase METTL6 isoform X1 yields the protein MTSLQRKGLQARILSSEEEEKLKRDQALVSDFKQQKLEQEAQKNWDLFYKRNSTNFFKDRHWTTREFEELRSCREFEGQKLTVLEAGCGVGNCLFPLLEEDLNIFAYACDFSPRAVEYVKQNPLYDTRRCKAFQCDLTKDDLLEHMPPESVDVAMLIFVLSAVHPDKMHLALQNIHKVLKPGKGVVLFRDYGLYDHAMLRFKAGSKLGENFYVRQDGTRSYFFTDEFLARLFTDAGYEEVVNEYVFRETVNKKEGLCVPRVFLQSKFRKPPKNPTPVTPGRDHES from the exons ATGACATCTTTGCAAAGGAAAGGGCTGCAAGCAAGGATTCTCAGctctgaagaagaggagaaactgAAAAGAGACCAGGCTTTAGTGTCTGACTTTAAACAGCAAAAACTGGAACAAGAGGCCCAGAAGAACTGGGATcttttttacaaaagaaatagTACTAATTTTTTCAAAGATAGACACTGGACCACCAGAGAGTTTGAGGAGCTCAGATCTTGTAGGGAG TTTGAAGGTCAAAAATTGACTGTGCTTGAAGCTGGCTGTGGGGTTGGAAACTGTTTATTCCCACTTTTAGAAGAAGATCTGAATATCTTTGCGTATGCCTGTGATTTTTCTCCAAGAGCAGTTGAATATGTCAAG CAAAATCCTTTATATGACACAAGGAGATGCAAGGCATTCCAGTGTGACCTAACTAAAGATGACCTTCTGGAACACATGCCTCCAGAGTCtgtggacgtcgccatgttgatATTCGTGCTCTCCGCTGTTCACCCCGATAAGATGCACCTTGCCTTGCAGAACATTCACAAG GtattaaaaccaggcaaaggtgTCGTCTTGTTTCGTGACTATGGGCTGTATGATCACGCCATGCTTAGATTTAAAGCTGGCAGCAAACTTGGAGAAAACTTTTATGTTAGACAAGACGGAACCAGATCGTATTTTTTTACCGATG aATTCCTGGCTCGGCTCTTCACGGACGCGGGCTATGAAGAAGTGGTGAACGAGTACGTGTTCCGTGAGACAGTGAATAAAAAGGAAGGCCTGTGTGTGCCGAGGGTTTTCCTTCAGAGTAAATTCCGGAAGCCTCCGAAGAACCCAACTCCTGTGACCCCGGGCCGGGATCACGAGTCATGA
- the METTL6 gene encoding tRNA N(3)-methylcytidine methyltransferase METTL6 isoform X2 produces MTSLQRKGLQARILSSEEEEKLKRDQALVSDFKQQKLEQEAQKNWDLFYKRNSTNFFKDRHWTTREFEELRSCREFEGQKLTVLEAGCGVGNCLFPLLEEDLNIFAYACDFSPRAVEYVKQNPLYDTRRCKAFQCDLTKDDLLEHMPPESVDVAMLIFVLSAVHPDKMHLALQNIHKVLKPGKGVVLFRDYGLYDHAMLRFKAGSKLGENFYVRQDGTRSYFFTDGGPKERAARGTPVICCWVVVLSPLLLKAGRWLQ; encoded by the exons ATGACATCTTTGCAAAGGAAAGGGCTGCAAGCAAGGATTCTCAGctctgaagaagaggagaaactgAAAAGAGACCAGGCTTTAGTGTCTGACTTTAAACAGCAAAAACTGGAACAAGAGGCCCAGAAGAACTGGGATcttttttacaaaagaaatagTACTAATTTTTTCAAAGATAGACACTGGACCACCAGAGAGTTTGAGGAGCTCAGATCTTGTAGGGAG TTTGAAGGTCAAAAATTGACTGTGCTTGAAGCTGGCTGTGGGGTTGGAAACTGTTTATTCCCACTTTTAGAAGAAGATCTGAATATCTTTGCGTATGCCTGTGATTTTTCTCCAAGAGCAGTTGAATATGTCAAG CAAAATCCTTTATATGACACAAGGAGATGCAAGGCATTCCAGTGTGACCTAACTAAAGATGACCTTCTGGAACACATGCCTCCAGAGTCtgtggacgtcgccatgttgatATTCGTGCTCTCCGCTGTTCACCCCGATAAGATGCACCTTGCCTTGCAGAACATTCACAAG GtattaaaaccaggcaaaggtgTCGTCTTGTTTCGTGACTATGGGCTGTATGATCACGCCATGCTTAGATTTAAAGCTGGCAGCAAACTTGGAGAAAACTTTTATGTTAGACAAGACGGAACCAGATCGTATTTTTTTACCGATG GAGGGCCGAAGGAGCGGGCAGCAAGAGGGACTCCCGTCATCTGCTGCTGGGTTGTCGTATTATCTCCCCTTCTTTTGAAGGCTGGAAGATGGCTGCAGTAG
- the METTL6 gene encoding tRNA N(3)-methylcytidine methyltransferase METTL6 isoform X5, translated as MTSLQRKGLQARILSSEEEEKLKRDQALVSDFKQQKLEQEAQKNWDLFYKRNSTNFFKDRHWTTREFEELRSCREFEGQKLTVLEAGCGVGNCLFPLLEEDLNIFAYACDFSPRAVEYVKQNPLYDTRRCKAFQCDLTKDDLLEHMPPESVDVAMLIFVLSAVHPDKMHLALQNIHKVLKPGKGVVLFRDYGLYDHAMLRFKAGSKLGENFYVRQDGTRSYFFTDGK; from the exons ATGACATCTTTGCAAAGGAAAGGGCTGCAAGCAAGGATTCTCAGctctgaagaagaggagaaactgAAAAGAGACCAGGCTTTAGTGTCTGACTTTAAACAGCAAAAACTGGAACAAGAGGCCCAGAAGAACTGGGATcttttttacaaaagaaatagTACTAATTTTTTCAAAGATAGACACTGGACCACCAGAGAGTTTGAGGAGCTCAGATCTTGTAGGGAG TTTGAAGGTCAAAAATTGACTGTGCTTGAAGCTGGCTGTGGGGTTGGAAACTGTTTATTCCCACTTTTAGAAGAAGATCTGAATATCTTTGCGTATGCCTGTGATTTTTCTCCAAGAGCAGTTGAATATGTCAAG CAAAATCCTTTATATGACACAAGGAGATGCAAGGCATTCCAGTGTGACCTAACTAAAGATGACCTTCTGGAACACATGCCTCCAGAGTCtgtggacgtcgccatgttgatATTCGTGCTCTCCGCTGTTCACCCCGATAAGATGCACCTTGCCTTGCAGAACATTCACAAG GtattaaaaccaggcaaaggtgTCGTCTTGTTTCGTGACTATGGGCTGTATGATCACGCCATGCTTAGATTTAAAGCTGGCAGCAAACTTGGAGAAAACTTTTATGTTAGACAAGACGGAACCAGATCGTATTTTTTTACCGATG